In one window of Azotobacter salinestris DNA:
- the elbB gene encoding isoprenoid biosynthesis glyoxalase ElbB has translation MNKKVAVILSGCGVYDGSEIYESVLTLLRLDQRGAQVQCFAPNVPQLHVIDHYRGEETQESRNVLVEAARLARGNIKDVREGKVEAFDALILPGGFGAAKNLSDFAVSGADCTVQPDVLAFAQAFAQAGKPVGLICIAPALAARIYGPGVVCTIGNDPDTAATLTRMGAQHENCAVDEIVVDPQRKLVTTPAYMLAKSISEAASGINKLVDRVLELA, from the coding sequence ATGAACAAGAAGGTTGCCGTCATCCTCTCGGGCTGCGGCGTCTACGACGGCTCGGAAATCTACGAGAGCGTGCTCACCCTGCTGCGCCTCGACCAGCGCGGCGCCCAGGTGCAGTGCTTCGCGCCGAACGTTCCGCAACTGCATGTGATCGACCACTACCGCGGCGAAGAAACCCAGGAGAGTCGCAACGTGCTGGTGGAAGCAGCACGCCTGGCCCGCGGCAACATCAAGGATGTCCGCGAAGGCAAGGTCGAGGCCTTCGATGCGTTGATTCTGCCCGGCGGTTTCGGCGCGGCGAAGAACCTCTCCGACTTCGCGGTCAGCGGTGCCGACTGCACGGTGCAGCCCGACGTGCTGGCCTTCGCCCAGGCCTTCGCTCAGGCCGGCAAGCCGGTGGGCCTGATCTGCATCGCACCGGCGCTGGCGGCCAGGATCTACGGCCCCGGCGTGGTCTGCACCATCGGCAATGACCCGGACACCGCCGCCACCCTGACCAGGATGGGCGCCCAGCACGAGAACTGCGCGGTGGACGAGATCGTCGTCGATCCCCAGCGCAAGCTGGTCACCACCCCGGCCTACATGCTCGCCAAGTCGATCAGCGAAGCCGCCAGCGGCATCAACAAGCTGGTCGACCGCGTTCTCGAACTGGCCTGA
- the hemB gene encoding porphobilinogen synthase: protein MSFTPANRLFPATRLRRNRCDEFSRRLVRESVLTTNDLILPVFVLDGENRREAVPSMPGVERLSIDLLLEEAEACVALGIPALALFPVTPPEKKSLDAAEAWNPEGIAQRATRALRQRFPELGIITDVALDPFTTHGQDGILDEHGYVQNDVTVDALVRQALSHAEAGAQVVAPSDMMDGRIQAIREALELAGHPNVRIMAYSAKYASAYYGPFRDAVGSAGNLGKGSKNTYQMDPANGDEALHEVALDLAEGADMVMVKPGMPYLDVVRRVKDEFRVPTFAYQVSGEYAMHMAAIQNGWLGEAVILESLVAFKRAGADGILTYFARRAAELLKQGH from the coding sequence GTGAGCTTTACCCCCGCCAATCGCCTGTTCCCTGCCACCCGCCTACGCCGCAACCGCTGCGACGAATTTTCCCGCCGCCTGGTGCGCGAGAGCGTGCTCACCACCAACGATCTGATCCTGCCGGTATTCGTGCTCGACGGCGAGAATCGCCGCGAGGCGGTGCCCTCGATGCCGGGCGTCGAGCGCCTGAGCATCGACCTGCTGCTCGAGGAGGCCGAGGCGTGCGTGGCCCTGGGGATTCCGGCGCTGGCGCTGTTCCCGGTGACCCCGCCCGAGAAGAAATCGCTGGATGCCGCCGAGGCCTGGAATCCCGAGGGCATCGCCCAGCGCGCCACCCGTGCCCTGCGCCAGCGCTTTCCGGAGCTGGGGATCATCACCGACGTGGCCCTGGATCCCTTCACCACCCACGGACAGGATGGCATCCTCGACGAGCATGGCTACGTGCAGAACGACGTCACCGTCGATGCGCTGGTCAGGCAGGCGCTCTCCCATGCTGAGGCCGGCGCCCAGGTGGTGGCGCCCTCGGACATGATGGACGGTCGCATTCAGGCGATCCGCGAGGCCCTGGAGCTGGCCGGACACCCGAACGTGCGCATCATGGCCTACTCGGCCAAGTACGCCAGCGCCTACTACGGTCCGTTCCGCGATGCCGTGGGCTCCGCCGGCAACCTCGGCAAGGGCAGCAAGAACACCTACCAGATGGACCCGGCCAACGGCGACGAGGCCCTGCACGAGGTGGCGCTGGACCTGGCCGAGGGGGCCGACATGGTGATGGTCAAGCCGGGCATGCCCTACCTGGACGTGGTCCGCCGGGTGAAGGACGAATTCCGTGTGCCGACCTTCGCCTACCAGGTCAGCGGCGAGTACGCCATGCACATGGCGGCGATCCAGAACGGCTGGCTGGGCGAGGCGGTGATCCTCGAGTCCCTGGTCGCCTTCAAGCGCGCCGGGGCCGATGGCATCCTCACCTACTTCGCCAGGCGTGCGGCGGAACTGCTAAAACAAGGGCATTGA
- the ppk1 gene encoding polyphosphate kinase 1, which produces MNTEGLNDNALLEAEPADEALARLQKAEPGKEAAPVQDEPVPEALSAPVPSLDDTSLYIHRELSQLQFNARVLAQALDESYPLLERLKFLLIFSGNLDEFFQIRVAGLKKQVAFARELAGADGLQPHQALPWISEQVHELVARQYAILNEVLLPELVRHQINFIRRRNWTAKVKAWVRRYFREEIAPIITPIGLDPTHPFPLLVNKSLNFIVELEGLDAFGRDSGLAILPAPRLLPRVIRIPEEVGGPGDNFVFLSSMIHAHADDLFQGMKVKGCYQFRLTRNADLSVDEDVEDLARALRGELYSRRFGDAVRLEVVDTCPQHLTGYLLKQFGLSEAEMYRVDGPVNLTRLFSITSLDSHPELQHAPFTPVIPKALQNSENMFSVIGRQDMLLLHPFESFTPVVDLLRQAAKDPHVLAIKQTLYRSGANSEIVDALVEAARNGKEVTAVVELRARFDEESNLQLASRLQQAGAVVIYGVVGFKTHAKMMLILRRENGELRRYAHLGTGNYHTANARLYTDYSLLTADVALCEDVSKLFNQLIGMGKTLRMKKLLHAPFTLKKALLDMIARETQHASEGRPAHIIIKVNALTDAKMIRALYKASQTGVRVDLIVRGMCCLRPGILGVSHNIQVRSIIGRFLEHARVFYFLNDGEEKLYLSSADWMERNLDRRVETCFPVEGKKLMLRVKKELEAYLGDNTHSWQLQPDGSYLRNSPSGNQNPRSVQAMLLEKLSSPTLGTR; this is translated from the coding sequence ATGAACACTGAAGGTCTCAACGACAACGCCTTGCTCGAAGCCGAACCGGCAGACGAGGCACTCGCCCGGCTCCAGAAGGCGGAGCCCGGCAAGGAAGCGGCGCCCGTCCAGGATGAGCCGGTCCCGGAGGCGCTGTCCGCGCCGGTGCCGAGTCTGGACGACACCAGCCTGTACATCCATCGCGAGCTGTCCCAGCTGCAGTTCAATGCCCGCGTGCTGGCGCAGGCGCTGGACGAGTCTTATCCGCTGCTCGAGCGGCTGAAGTTCCTGTTGATCTTCTCCGGCAATCTCGACGAGTTCTTCCAGATCCGCGTCGCCGGCCTGAAGAAGCAGGTCGCCTTCGCCCGCGAACTGGCCGGCGCCGATGGCCTGCAGCCGCATCAGGCGCTGCCCTGGATCAGCGAGCAGGTGCATGAGCTGGTGGCCCGCCAGTACGCCATCCTCAACGAGGTGCTGCTGCCCGAGTTGGTCCGCCACCAGATCAACTTCATCCGTCGCCGCAACTGGACTGCCAAGGTCAAGGCCTGGGTGCGTCGCTACTTCCGCGAGGAGATCGCACCGATCATCACGCCGATCGGCCTCGATCCGACGCACCCCTTCCCGCTGCTGGTGAACAAGAGCCTGAACTTCATCGTCGAGCTGGAGGGGCTGGATGCCTTCGGTCGCGATTCCGGGCTGGCGATACTGCCGGCGCCGCGCCTGCTGCCGCGAGTGATCCGCATTCCGGAAGAGGTGGGCGGTCCCGGCGACAACTTCGTCTTCCTTTCCTCGATGATCCACGCCCATGCCGACGACCTGTTCCAGGGCATGAAGGTCAAGGGCTGCTACCAGTTCCGCCTGACCCGCAACGCCGACCTGTCGGTGGACGAGGATGTCGAGGACCTGGCCCGCGCCCTGCGCGGCGAGCTGTATTCCCGGCGCTTCGGCGATGCGGTGCGGCTGGAGGTGGTGGACACCTGTCCGCAGCACCTGACCGGCTACCTGCTCAAGCAATTCGGCCTGTCCGAAGCGGAGATGTACCGGGTCGACGGCCCGGTCAACCTGACCCGCCTGTTCAGCATCACCAGCCTGGACAGCCATCCCGAGCTGCAGCATGCCCCCTTCACCCCGGTGATTCCCAAGGCGCTGCAGAACAGCGAGAACATGTTCAGCGTGATCGGCAGGCAGGACATGCTGCTGCTGCATCCCTTCGAGTCCTTCACGCCGGTGGTCGACCTGTTGCGCCAGGCGGCCAAGGACCCTCACGTGCTAGCAATCAAGCAGACGCTGTACCGCTCCGGGGCCAATTCGGAGATCGTCGATGCCCTGGTGGAGGCGGCGCGCAACGGCAAGGAGGTCACCGCGGTGGTCGAGCTGCGCGCGCGCTTCGATGAGGAGTCCAACCTGCAGCTGGCCAGCCGCCTGCAGCAGGCGGGCGCGGTGGTCATCTACGGGGTGGTCGGCTTCAAGACCCACGCCAAGATGATGCTGATCCTGCGCCGCGAGAACGGCGAGCTGCGCCGCTACGCGCACCTCGGAACCGGCAACTACCACACCGCCAACGCCCGCCTGTACACGGACTACAGTCTGCTGACCGCCGACGTGGCGCTGTGCGAGGACGTCTCCAAGCTGTTCAACCAACTGATCGGCATGGGCAAGACCCTGCGCATGAAGAAGCTCTTGCATGCGCCCTTCACCCTGAAGAAGGCCCTGCTCGACATGATCGCCCGCGAGACTCAGCATGCCAGCGAGGGTCGGCCGGCGCACATCATCATCAAGGTCAACGCCCTGACCGATGCGAAGATGATCCGGGCGCTTTACAAGGCCAGCCAGACCGGCGTGCGGGTCGATCTGATCGTGCGCGGCATGTGCTGCCTGCGCCCGGGCATCCTGGGCGTCTCGCACAACATCCAGGTGCGCTCGATCATCGGCCGCTTCCTCGAGCACGCGCGGGTGTTCTACTTCCTCAACGACGGCGAGGAGAAGCTCTACCTGTCCAGCGCCGACTGGATGGAGCGCAATCTCGACCGGCGGGTCGAGACCTGCTTCCCGGTCGAGGGCAAGAAGCTGATGCTGCGGGTGAAGAAGGAACTGGAGGCCTACCTCGGCGACAACACCCACAGCTGGCAGCTGCAGCCCGACGGCAGCTACCTGCGCAACAGCCCGAGCGGCAACCAGAACCCGCGCAGCGTGCAGGCCATGCTGCTGGAGAAGCTGAGCAGCCCCACGCTCGGTACCCGCTGA
- the ppx gene encoding exopolyphosphatase has product MPKTQAESFPLIAAIDLGSNSFHMVLAKPDRTEIRPLERLGEKVQLGAGLDDQHQLSEEAMQRGLDCLRRFAQLINGMPKGAVRIVATNALREARNRNEFIRRANEILGHPVELISGREEARLIYLGVSHTLPAAAGKRLVVDIGGGSTEFIIGENFEPLLRESLQMGSVSYTRTHFADGKITPARYAQAYTAARLELMSIENALQRLGWQEAVGSSGTIRAVGLAIQGDGHSNGEVTAEGIAWLKRRLFKLGDVEKLDMDGIKADRRAIFPAGLAILEAVFDALQLQTMTYSDGALREGVLYDLLGRHHHEDVRERTLVSLMERYRVDVEQAARVEAKALSALEQVAAAWGLEDENHRELLSWAARVHEIGLDIAHYHYHKHGAYLIEHSDLAGFSRKDQQMLALLVRGHRRNIPRDKFSEFSSDDGDKLVRLCILLRVAILFHHIRGTQEMPKVQFRASERALELIFPEGWLNANPLTQADFAQEAEWLARVGYGIQVR; this is encoded by the coding sequence ATGCCAAAAACCCAAGCCGAGAGCTTTCCCCTGATTGCCGCCATCGACCTTGGCTCCAACAGCTTCCACATGGTACTGGCCAAGCCCGACCGGACCGAGATCCGCCCGCTCGAGCGCCTGGGCGAGAAGGTCCAGCTGGGCGCGGGGCTCGACGACCAGCACCAGCTCAGCGAGGAGGCGATGCAGCGCGGGCTCGACTGCCTGCGCCGCTTCGCCCAACTGATCAACGGCATGCCGAAGGGGGCGGTGCGCATCGTCGCCACCAACGCCCTGCGCGAGGCGCGCAATCGCAACGAATTCATCCGCCGCGCGAACGAGATACTCGGGCACCCGGTGGAACTGATCTCCGGTCGCGAGGAGGCACGCCTGATCTATCTCGGCGTCTCCCACACCCTGCCGGCCGCTGCCGGCAAGCGACTGGTCGTGGATATCGGCGGCGGAAGCACGGAATTCATCATTGGCGAGAACTTCGAGCCGTTGCTGCGCGAAAGCCTGCAGATGGGCAGCGTCAGCTATACCCGCACCCATTTCGCCGACGGCAAGATCACCCCGGCCCGCTATGCCCAAGCCTATACCGCGGCACGCCTGGAGCTGATGTCCATCGAGAATGCCCTGCAGCGCCTCGGCTGGCAGGAGGCGGTGGGCTCCTCGGGAACCATCCGTGCGGTCGGCCTAGCGATTCAGGGTGACGGGCACAGCAATGGCGAGGTGACCGCCGAGGGCATCGCCTGGCTGAAACGCAGGCTGTTCAAGCTCGGCGACGTGGAAAAGCTGGACATGGACGGCATCAAGGCAGACCGTCGGGCCATTTTTCCCGCCGGCCTGGCGATCCTGGAGGCGGTATTCGACGCCCTGCAGCTGCAGACGATGACCTACTCGGACGGCGCCCTGCGCGAAGGCGTGCTCTACGACCTGCTCGGCCGTCACCATCACGAGGACGTCCGCGAGCGCACCCTCGTCTCGCTGATGGAGCGCTATCGCGTCGACGTGGAGCAGGCCGCACGGGTCGAGGCCAAGGCACTCTCGGCGCTGGAGCAGGTCGCCGCCGCCTGGGGTCTGGAGGATGAGAACCATCGTGAACTGCTGAGTTGGGCGGCGCGGGTGCACGAGATCGGCCTGGATATCGCCCACTACCACTACCACAAGCACGGCGCCTACCTGATCGAGCATTCCGACCTGGCCGGCTTCTCGCGCAAGGATCAGCAGATGCTCGCCCTGCTGGTCCGCGGCCACCGGCGCAACATCCCGCGGGACAAGTTCAGCGAATTCAGCAGCGACGATGGCGACAAGCTGGTGCGACTGTGCATCCTGCTGCGCGTCGCGATCCTCTTCCACCACATCCGTGGCACCCAGGAGATGCCCAAGGTGCAGTTCCGCGCCAGCGAGCGCGCGCTGGAGCTGATCTTCCCCGAGGGCTGGCTGAACGCCAACCCGCTGACCCAGGCCGACTTCGCCCAGGAGGCCGAATGGCTGGCGCGGGTCGGCTACGGCATCCAGGTCCGCTGA
- the trxA gene encoding thioredoxin TrxA translates to MSELITNVSDASFEQDVLQAEGPVLVDYWAEWCGPCKMIAPVLNEIAKDYEGRLKICKLNIDENQGTPAKYGVRGIPTLMLFKGGNVEATKVGALSKSQLAAFLDSNI, encoded by the coding sequence ATGAGCGAACTCATCACCAACGTCAGCGACGCCAGCTTCGAGCAGGATGTGCTTCAGGCCGAGGGGCCGGTGCTTGTCGACTATTGGGCCGAATGGTGCGGGCCGTGCAAGATGATCGCCCCTGTGCTCAACGAAATCGCCAAGGATTACGAAGGCCGGCTGAAGATCTGCAAGCTCAACATCGATGAAAACCAGGGCACTCCGGCGAAGTACGGCGTGCGCGGCATTCCGACCCTGATGCTGTTCAAGGGTGGCAACGTCGAGGCGACCAAGGTGGGCGCCCTGTCCAAGTCGCAGCTGGCCGCCTTTCTCGACAGCAATATCTGA